A genomic stretch from Pseudomonadota bacterium includes:
- a CDS encoding GTP-binding protein, whose protein sequence is MAKKKFVRNKPHVNIGTIGHIDHGKTTLTSAITRCLANKGFA, encoded by the coding sequence ATGGCTAAGAAAAAGTTTGTAAGAAACAAACCCCACGTGAATATTGGAACTATTGGACACATAGACCACGGCAAGACCACCCTCACCTCTGCCATTACCAGGTGTCTGGCCAATAAAGGGTTTGCCA